The Mangrovibacillus cuniculi sequence AGGTGCAAGCTCATAGTATAAGTACGAAATACGTTGCCCGTTTGTGTCCGTTGTTTGCCAAACTAATTTTTCTTGTCCAAATTTACCTAGACGTGTCCCGACAAGTTGCTGCTCTTCTGTTGTTGTGTTCATCGTCCAGAAGAAATCCGAATGATTGGCTTTTAACTGTTCACTTTTTTGCTCAAACAATTCTTGGGTAACCCCATCAACCAATGTGCACGTAACCGCTGACCATTCGTTGATAAGTCCCTCCTCTTGCTCTACTGCTTCCATAAGCAGACGTAAATCGTTCCCTGTTTGTGCTTTTACCCATGTTTGTTGATAAAGAAACGCACCTACTAACAAAACTAGTGAAATAATAGTTGCCAATTTAAACAATTTCATCCGAATCTCCCCCTTACTCACATGATGTCCTTTTGGAGAAAGAACATACGTGGGAAAAGTCGTCATAATCAGACACATTGTTTGCACTATTTTTCACAAGCTATATCATAGCTATTTTTCGCGCAAGATACTAGATGTAAGAGGTCCTATTTTCTACAAATTCGTGACAATTTGTGGTTTTTTAATTGAATAAGTACGGCAATTGCTTCGACCACAGGAAATAGTCTAAAAAGAACCGACTAACTGCAGATCCAATAGCAATGGTAAGCAGTATATAAAGAAGTCGAGCCTGCACTACTTTATTTCCGCGCAAGAACTTGTCAAAGTGGAGTGCCTGCAATGACCAAAAGGTGACAGCAAAAAAAGCCAGATGTACCATCATACTTATTAACGCTTGAGAACCGAAATCAGCCATTTTTGTTCCTCCTACTTTGTATACACTAATTCTTGAAATTATCAGAAAAATTTTGTCGAAATCTGTTAGTTAAAAAGACCACAATGCTCATTTTATCATACGTGTAAAGGTTTTTACATATGGTATTATTCGACAATGGGGGATTTTTTTGAATAGTGGCGTGGACAGATATTTTGTTTGGGAGGTAGTGGTCTTTCTTTAATGTGATTACCCTCTGTATCGTCTGGTACTACTTCTATTTATAGCGACTTACCTCGTTTGTCGCCTCGTGCTTCTTCTCCTCATGGCGACTTACCTCGTTTGTCGCCTCGTGCTCCTTCTTCTCATGGCGACTTACCTCGTTTGTCGCCTCGTGCTCCTTCTTCTCATGGCGACTTACCTCGTTTGTCGCCTCGTGCTCCTTCTTCTCATGGCGACTTACCTCGTTTGTCGCCTCGTGCTCCTTCTCCTCATGGCGACTTAACTCGTTTGTCGCCTCGTGTTTCTTCTCCTCATGGCGACTTACCTCGTTTGTCGCCCCATGCTTCTTCTCCTCATGGCGACTTAACTCGTTTGTCGCCTTGTGCTCCTTCTCCTCATGGCGACTTAACTCGTTTGTCGCCTTACTCTCTTTCTTTTCAAGTCAACTAAGCACGTTTGTCACCCACCCAAGCAACAGAAAAAGGTTGGAACCAATGGTCCCAACCTTTTTCTTCGCCTCGCTATATTAGAAACGATTTTCGTATACGTTAATCCTGTTCATGGCGCGCTTTAGAGCTAGCTCGGCACGACGGAAGTCGACGTCTTCTTGCTTATTGGCATTGATACGATGCTCAGCACGAGTTCTCGCTTCTTTTGCACGCTCAATGTCAATTTGCGACTGGCTTTCTGCCGCTTGGGCAAGAATGGTGACTTTTTCAGGACGAACTTCAAGGAATCCACCTGTAACAGCTACTAAGTCCGTGTTGCCACCGTTTTTCAGGCGGACAACGCCGATTTGAAGTGGTGCTACCATCGGAACGTGTCCTGGTAGAATACCTAGTTCACCTGTTGACGCTTTTGTACTTACCATTTCGACGTCGGATTCATATACGGGGCCGTTAGGAGTTACGATACTGACTTGTACGGTCTTCATTCTTTCCCCTCCTGCTCCCTAAATTAGACTTCGACGCCCATCTTTTTGGCAGCCTCGATTACCTCTTCGATGCGTCCAACTAGACGGAATGCATCTTCCGGAAGGTGATCGTACTTACCTGCTAGAATATCTTTGAATCCAGCAACAGTTTCTTTTACTGGTACGTATGATCCTGGTTGGCCAGTAAATTGCTCTGCTACGTGGAAGTTTTGAGATAAGAAGAACTGAACGCGACGAGCACGTGCAACAGTTAATTTATCTTCTTCCGATAACTCATCCATACCTAGGATTGCGATGATATCTTGAAGTTCTTTGTAACGTTGTAATGTTTTTTGTACATTACGAGCGATTGAATAGTGCTCTTCTCCAACGATCTCAGGAGAAAGTGCACGAGATGTAGATGCTAATGGATCTACCGCTGGGTAAATACCCATCTCTGTTAATTTACGCTCAAGGTTAGTTGTTGCATCTAAGTGAGCGAATGTTGTCGCTGGAGCTGGATCCGTGTAGTCATCGGCAGGTACATATACCGCTTGGATAGACGTTACGGAACCAACGTTTGTAGACGTGATACGCTCTTGTAATTGACCCATTTCTGTAGCAAGAGTTGGTTGGTAACCAACGGCTGATGGCATACGACCTAGAAGGGCAGATACCTCAGAACCTGCTTGTGTGAAACGGAAGATGTTATCGATGAAGAAAAGAACGTCTTGTCCTTGCTCATCACGGAAGTATTCCGCCATTGTAAGACCTGTTAGGGCTACGCGCATACGTGCTCCAGGTGGCTCGTTCATCTGACCGAATACCATGGCAGTTTTCTTAATAACTCCAGAATCACTCATCTCGTGGTAAAGGTCATTTCCTTCACGAGTACGCTCACCAACACCTGCGAATACGGAGATACCACCGTGCTCTTGTGCGATGTTGTTGATTAGTTCCTGGATAAGTACTGTTTTACCTACGCCGGCACCACCGAATAGACCGATTTTACCACCTTTGATATAAGGAGCTAGTAAGTCTACTACTTTGATACCTGTTTCAAGAATTTCAACTTTAGTAGAAAGTTGCTCGAAAGTAGGTGCTGTACGGTGGATTGCGTCACGACGAGTACCAGCATCGATTGCTGGGTCTAAGTCGATAGACTCCCCTAGTACGTTAAATACACGACCAAGTGTTACATCTCCAACTGGTACAGAGATTGGTGAACCTTGGTCCGTTGCTTCTGCTCCACGAGTTAACCCGTCTGTAGATGCCATCGCGATCGTACGAACCGTGTCATCTCCTAAATGAAGGGCAACTTCAAGAGTTAAGCTTACTTGTTCACTACCGTTAACATATTCAACTGTTAACGCGTTATAGATATCAGGAAGTTGACCGTTTTCGAACTTAACGTCAACAACTGGACCCATAACCTGAAGAACGCGTCCTTTGTTCATACTGGTTCCCTCCTTAAATTAAAAGCTGAAGCGCCTCGGTAAGCATCAATCGTAAACTGGGAAGGCTGACAGTCGAGCCTGCTCGACATAGGACTTTCCAGTTTATCGCGTGATGCTAGGCGCTGAAGCTAGAGATTATTAAAAGCTGAAGCGCCTCGGTCGACGCCATTCGCTCAAAAGTTTCTATTCAAGCGCTGCTGCTCCACCAACGATCTCTGTGATCTCTTGTGTGATAGCTGCCTGACGAGCACGGTTGTAAGAAAGAGATAAGCTGTTGATAAGCTCTTTCGCGTTGTCCGTTGCGTTTTGCATTGCTGTCATACGCGCTGCGTGTTCACTTGCTTTACCATCTAGTAAGGCACCATAGATTAAGCTCTCAGCGTATTGAGGTAACAATACTTCCAAGATAGCTTCTTGATTTGGTTCAAACTCGTAAGAAGCTGTTGGACCGTTTGTTGCTTCAATTTCGCCAAGTGGTAGAACTTTACGCTCTGTCACTTCTTGAGCAATGGCGGATACATAGTGGTTGTAGTACATGTATAATTCATCGAACGTTTCATCAGAGAACATTCCGATTGTTTTCGAGGTAATGTCTTTAATGTCTTCAAATGTTGGTTGATCAGAAAGACCCGTAACATCTAAAATAACGTTCATTCCACGCTTACGGAAGTAATCACGGCCGATACGACCGATTGCAATGATGACATACTCGTCTTTAGACGTATGTCGAGTTGTAATCGCAGTGTATACAGCACGTAAAATACTTGCATTGTAAGCTCCA is a genomic window containing:
- a CDS encoding YwmB family TATA-box binding protein, with amino-acid sequence MKLFKLATIISLVLLVGAFLYQQTWVKAQTGNDLRLLMEAVEQEEGLINEWSAVTCTLVDGVTQELFEQKSEQLKANHSDFFWTMNTTTEEQQLVGTRLGKFGQEKLVWQTTDTNGQRISYLYYELAPNTSTKQDLEQAQSFYETQKQNWFTPDQPTFYTVKGTFEDNRTIEEQINGLLSQLDATKREMTTESHFTSVSAESPRLSQKVRLAHKHMNVQIGVRHDEMGGKTNIIIGTPIITTEY
- a CDS encoding DUF1146 family protein encodes the protein MADFGSQALISMMVHLAFFAVTFWSLQALHFDKFLRGNKVVQARLLYILLTIAIGSAVSRFFLDYFLWSKQLPYLFN
- a CDS encoding F0F1 ATP synthase subunit epsilon, whose protein sequence is MKTVQVSIVTPNGPVYESDVEMVSTKASTGELGILPGHVPMVAPLQIGVVRLKNGGNTDLVAVTGGFLEVRPEKVTILAQAAESQSQIDIERAKEARTRAEHRINANKQEDVDFRRAELALKRAMNRINVYENRF
- the atpD gene encoding F0F1 ATP synthase subunit beta, with product MNKGRVLQVMGPVVDVKFENGQLPDIYNALTVEYVNGSEQVSLTLEVALHLGDDTVRTIAMASTDGLTRGAEATDQGSPISVPVGDVTLGRVFNVLGESIDLDPAIDAGTRRDAIHRTAPTFEQLSTKVEILETGIKVVDLLAPYIKGGKIGLFGGAGVGKTVLIQELINNIAQEHGGISVFAGVGERTREGNDLYHEMSDSGVIKKTAMVFGQMNEPPGARMRVALTGLTMAEYFRDEQGQDVLFFIDNIFRFTQAGSEVSALLGRMPSAVGYQPTLATEMGQLQERITSTNVGSVTSIQAVYVPADDYTDPAPATTFAHLDATTNLERKLTEMGIYPAVDPLASTSRALSPEIVGEEHYSIARNVQKTLQRYKELQDIIAILGMDELSEEDKLTVARARRVQFFLSQNFHVAEQFTGQPGSYVPVKETVAGFKDILAGKYDHLPEDAFRLVGRIEEVIEAAKKMGVEV
- a CDS encoding F0F1 ATP synthase subunit gamma — translated: MASLRDIKTRITSTKKTSQITKAMQMVSAAKLNRAENNAKAFVPYMEKIQEVVAAIATGSSDASHPMLLSRPVKKTAYLVITSDRGLAGAYNASILRAVYTAITTRHTSKDEYVIIAIGRIGRDYFRKRGMNVILDVTGLSDQPTFEDIKDITSKTIGMFSDETFDELYMYYNHYVSAIAQEVTERKVLPLGEIEATNGPTASYEFEPNQEAILEVLLPQYAESLIYGALLDGKASEHAARMTAMQNATDNAKELINSLSLSYNRARQAAITQEITEIVGGAAALE